The Anopheles merus strain MAF chromosome 2L, AmerM5.1, whole genome shotgun sequence genome has a segment encoding these proteins:
- the LOC121592717 gene encoding E3 SUMO-protein ligase MMS21-like → MNMLEANMRKVSDSLNSTVRLAAEFGDESLKDLKLYTSLVEKLCEIDSKMNTHRKALAESYAEQTVECFDQRYETSIDRKKPQVRGHKRYKDFVQYAKPLLNPSLQGQPSQNDNDDDDGDLVMEADVGNMVDPISKRPLEVPVRNKQCNHVYEKSVIENLLKQNPRTRCPVMGCAAQGYVQQHLLEVDVRLQQQLIQTRSVFT, encoded by the exons ATGAATATGCTCGAGGCGAACATGCGTAAGGTTAGCGACAGCCTGAACAGCACCGTCCGATTGGCGGCAGAGTTTGGTGATGAGT CATTAAAAGATTTAAAGCTTTACACCAGTCTGGTGGAAAAGTTGTGCGAAATTGACAGCAAAATGAACACCCACCGGAAGGCGCTAGCGGAATCCTACGCAGAGCAAACCGTGGAATGCTTCGACCag CGCTATGAAACGAGTATAGATCGGAAGAAACCACAGGTCCGTGGGCACAAACGCTACAAGGACTTTGTGCAGTACGCCAAACCGCTGCTCAATCCATCGCTGCAAGGCCAGCCCTCCCAAAACGacaatgacgatgatgatggcgatttGGTGATGGAGGCCGACGTGGGCAATATGGTCGACCCGATCTCGAAGCGCCCGCTGGAGGTGCCGGTGCGCAACAAGCAGTGCAATCACGTGTACGAAAAGAGCGTCATCGAGAATCTGTTGAAACAGAACCCGCGTACCCGCTGCCCGGTGATGGGCTGCGCAGCGCAAGGATACGTTCAGCAGCATTTGCTAGAGGTTGACGTTagattgcagcagcagctcattCAAACCCGGTCGGTGTTTACCTGA
- the LOC121593126 gene encoding elongation factor 1-alpha, producing the protein MGKEKTHINIVVIGHVDSGKSTTTGHLIYKCGGIDKRTIEKFEKEAQEMGKGSFKYAWVLDKLKAERERGITIDIALWKFETSKYYVTIIDAPGHRDFIKNMITGTSQADCAVLIVAAGTGEFEAGISKNGQTREHALLAFTLGVKQLIVGVNKMDSTEPPYNEARFEEIKKEVSSYIKKIGYNPAAVAFVPISGWHGDNMLEPSTKMPWFKGWAIERKEGKADGKCLIEALDAILPPSRPTDKPLRLPLQDVYKIGGIGTVPVGRVETGVLKPGTVVVFAPVNLTTEVKSVEMHHEALQEAVPGDNVGFNVKNVSVKELRRGYVAGDSKNAPPKGAADFTAQVIVLNHPGQISNGYTPVLDCHTAHIACKFSEIKEKVDRRSGKSTEDNPKFIKSGDAAIVILVPSKPLCVESFQEFPPLGRFAVRDMRQTVAVGVIKAVSFKDAAGGKVTKAAEKATKGKK; encoded by the coding sequence ATGGGTAAGGAGAAGACTCATATTAACATCGTCGTCATCGGACACGTCGACTCTGGCAAGTCGACCACCACCGGCCATTTGATCTACAAATGCGGCGGTATCGACAAGCGTACGATTGAGAAGTTCGAGAAGGAAGCTCAGGAGATGGGCAAGGGCTCGTTCAAGTACGCCTGGGTGCTGGACAAGCTGAAGGCCGAGCGCGAGCGTGGTATCACCATCGATATTGCGCTGTGGAAGTTCGAAACCTCCAAGTACTACGTCACCATCATCGACGCCCCCGGACATCGTGATTTCATCAAGAACATGATCACGGGAACGTCGCAGGCCGATTGTGCCGTGCTGATCGTCGCCGCCGGTACCGGCGAGTTCGAGGCCGGTATCTCGAAGAACGGACAGACCCGCGAGCACGCCCTGCTTGCCTTCACCCTCGGCGTGAAGCAGCTGATTGTCGGCGTCAACAAGATGGACTCGACCGAGCCGCCGTACAACGAGGCCCGCTTCGAGGAAATCAAGAAGGAGGTGTCGTCGTACATCAAGAAGATCGGCTACAACCCGGCCGCCGTCGCGTTCGTCCCGATCTCGGGCTGGCACGGCGACAACATGCTGGAACCGTCCACCAAGATGCCGTGGTTCAAGGGATGGGCCATCGAGCGCAAGGAGGGTAAGGCCGACGGCAAGTGCCTGATCGAGGCCCTGGACGCCATCCTGCCCCCGAGCCGCCCGACCGACAAGCCGCTGCGTCTGCCGCTGCAGGACGTGTACAAAATCGGCGGTATCGGAACGGTACCGGTCGGCCGTGTGGAAACCGGTGTGCTGAAGCCCGGTACCGTGGTCGTGTTCGCCCCGGTGAACCTCACCACTGAAGTCAAGTCGGTGGAGATGCACCACGAAGCCCTGCAGGAGGCCGTGCCCGGAGACAACGTTGGCTTCAACGTCAAGAACGTGTCGGTGAAGGAGCTGCGTCGTGGCTACGTCGCCGGTGACTCGAAGAACGCCCCGCCCAAGGGCGCCGCCGACTTCACTGCCCAGGTTATCGTGCTGAACCACCCGGGACAGATCAGCAACGGATACACCCCGGTGCTGGATTGCCACACCGCTCACATTGCGTGCAAGTTCTCCGAGATCAAGGAGAAGGTCGATCGTCGTTCCGGCAAGTCGACCGAGGACAACCCCAAGTTCATCAAGTCGGGCGATGCCGCCATCGTCATCCTGGTGCCGTCGAAGCCGCTGTGCGTCGAGTCCTTCCAGGAGTTCCCGCCGCTCGGCCGTTTCGCCGTGCGTGACATGCGACAGACCGTCGCCGTCGGTGTCATCAAGGCAGTCAGCTTCAAGGATGCTGCCGGTGGCAAGGTCACCAAGGCCGCTGAGAAGGCCACCAAGGGCAAGAAATAG